The following proteins are encoded in a genomic region of Hydra vulgaris chromosome 05, alternate assembly HydraT2T_AEP:
- the LOC136080279 gene encoding uncharacterized protein LOC136080279: MHFGKHNKNFEYCIKDSKLHSTTHEKDIGVLISNTMKWNQHVNMVVNKANSRLGLLSKSFTYKDKNTMKILYCTFVGSILEYASPIENPYNKNDIHKLEIVQQRATNFDKVFWYQQPKTAISISANDPAANIRGHKARVDFEQIKRNRPRKNFLTNSVAKWLNKLPEEIISAKSVKILKRKLDKHMDILKL; the protein is encoded by the exons atgcatTTTGGAAAACATAATAAGAATTTTGAGTATTGCATAAAAGATTCAAAACTACATTCAACAACTCATGAAAAAGACATTGGAGTGTTAATTTCAAATACTATGAAGTGGAATCAACATGTAAATATGgttgtaaataaagcaaatagtCGATTAGGTCTACTAAGCAAATCATTTACTTACAAAGACAAAAACACAATGAAGATTTTGTATTGCACTTTTGTAGGATCTATTCTTGAATATGCATCACCAATAGAGAAcccttataataaaaatgacatacATAAGTTAGAAATTGTTCAACAACGAGCAACTAA ttttgaCAAAGTGTTTTGGTATCAACAACCAAAAACAGCAATTTCTATTTCAGCAAATGATCCAGCTGCAAATATTAGAGGGCATAAAGCACGTGTAGATTTtgagcaaataaaaagaaacagacCAAGGAAAAATTTTCTGACAAATAGTGTTGCAAAATGGTTGAATAAACTACCAGAAGAGATCATTTCCGCAAAAAGTGTGAAAATCCTTAAGAGAAAGCTTGATAAACATATGGATATTTTGAAACTCTGA